The stretch of DNA ttttttttttttaaacgctgtaaattaattatttgaaatgaaaagcgctttttagctttttatggcattttttttaNNNNNNNNNNNNNNNNNNNNNNNNNNNNNNNNNNNNNNNNNNNNNNNNttcacaatcagtgcacacaacaacaaaacatattcaaataccataagcagttcacacaatcagtagaacagaaatcagaactctgtaactttattaacatatatgtaactctgtaactctgtaatttacaacctaattaactacattcaaatacatatatataacctaatttacaacctaattaactacattcagatacatatatatataacctaatttacaacctaaactacattcagatccatatgcatgttcatatattgtgtcctatgatcatttacatataataactaacagaatatacataatattcagaatatacatataatagctaccatataatattcagatcatttgcccagcagcaagctatttcccagaaaatcaaataatttgcatgtcaagcacatactgacaccagtcttcctttaattccatcagatcttcctcagaatatgatagactggaattgtcaaagtactgcaatataaaaattgaacatattatattaagttagtatcaaatatatagataatttatatatgaaaatcatataatgcaaataccgtaccgtttctgggataatagttttattcttctcaacaatctccttcatgaatctcaatacgtagtacccacagtcgatgttatttgtttgacgagggcactttattgagatccatgtaatgttattagacttctgcttcgacactttagcacctctttgagctcgataaacttttaaggcactatcgaatgaataaatgtgattattagagcatgaatatttatatatatatatatgtaagaaataaatgaatattacttacgtgtcgagcatagtctttatttcggggtgattggtgtaattgccgtgcacgggatccaaatagtatataacttcagagaccgcattgattgcaaatagcacccaatgtgccctacaacaacaaaaaattggttaagcaattttgtttatagacaactaataaattaaattctcatcaattaaaaaagataaaattacgtaccctgaattatatggtgccaagaacaatttatcactttctttatttcctaaaaacatatctacaatgtagtttTTTACATTCtctggatcgagtttccacatcgacatcttatgtggagacaagaatgagtatttatttgacaatttcctcgtgcacacgaccttctcgtacaaaaaccttcaatgaaaattttaaactagattgattaccaatacatttaattaattaccaataaatgcaattaaaagtatttttttaccttatgtacaagctaattacagtagcactcagctccttatgttcgagaagttcgtacatgtgctccttttcgaggtattcaacatactcatctccaaatatatctttattcatgtgtacgatgggcgaatcgttgctgctgcccatgttcctttttatttggatgtcaagacacgccccgtatttaccaaggcgtggctgacttttattaggagcagcagcagcagcaaccgattttccccgatccagattttttgttgctgcaagtttggcagctttattaccctccagcctttgtagtttggcagccctattaacctccaatttttgaggtttgctgcctttttttggctgtaggggtggtttatttatttggacctacaaaaatgaggtaaaatgttagtttattgaatctgaaaaaatgacaaaccttaggcaataaatgtgacaaaccttttc from Cicer arietinum cultivar CDC Frontier isolate Library 1 chromosome 3, Cicar.CDCFrontier_v2.0, whole genome shotgun sequence encodes:
- the LOC140919595 gene encoding uncharacterized protein; the protein is MSMWKLDPENVKNYIVDMFLGNKESDKLFLAPYNSGAHWVLFAINAVSEVIYYLDPVHGNYTNHPEIKTMLDTALKVYRAQRGAKVSKQKSNNITWISIKCPRQTNNIDCGYYVLRFMKEIVEKNKTIIPETLVVLTKE